The following coding sequences lie in one Heliangelus exortis chromosome 8, bHelExo1.hap1, whole genome shotgun sequence genomic window:
- the PDE4DIP gene encoding myomegalin isoform X6, giving the protein MKETCRICARELCGNQRRWIFHTAAKLNLQVLLSHVLGRELCRDGKSEFVCSKCAFMLDRIYRFDTVIARIEALSIERLQKLLLEKDRLKFCISSMYRRNNEDPGADDRAGDGTVDLSNLPDLRYTALLQEDFAYSGYEYWAEQEEHGLEPHSCHAAEGAGNRPRRCRGCAALRVADADYEAICKVPRKVARSISCGLSSRWSTSIGNEGSSGCDTAEFTSARGPVDGESMEEGTPASSVESLDTTVEASPLQQKDEDADKGLKGSGKYDDFSDDRMTPSSSQSGNRLELALSLIKALDYKPLQSPRGSRLPIPVKSSLPPPKLRRDLADGSASAASMGAGSAFLNTDRKSFSRALLSLSPEISELQELWDDICEDYMPLRVQNLQDEHQQPAPGDPAVGEHVSNLCAAELQGKIQQSEAANKLLQEKLNELNFELKSAQETSQRQDHTIQSLNEALKSKESKTEELFRIIEGQNETMAKLQDMLQRSHQGQLQMAESTLSPQEQQQMSPLDLQNTLFCTKLEVQKLKRAQRQKDHQLAEARRATQHLETMVHEEEQQKKATWKHNQELRAVVQQLQAELQDKAQQLQTLEWEKSRELQAQEQRVQRLSQLLARKEQLLQESRELLQCQQSLDKSPAAMNVMLEKLQQRVSDRDAALERAVDEKFFALEKKEQELQQLHLSIRERGCDLERLRNVLSSNEATIHSLESLLKAKTLELEQVSATCQNLHWLKEEMEAKSRSRQKEQEGIIQQLQTCLHDRNKEVEELTATLLCKLGPGQREVTEELCLRLQQKEKMLQDLLSDRNHQTMEHDAEIRELLQAMSTKEQQSQMAAEKMAHALAERSSELQLLRQHMLGREPVGTQSAGARLLKEDKQPIQEILQRASGAAAISRPPQVDSSCRTEGISTSAAELEKDLVNAKEELELMTKKERESRRELAALQAVVATQEEELQVQASDIESLTRTIQIKEDLIKDLQMQLVDPEEIPAVERLTQEVLVLREKVAIAESQGQEATGNRRQQLLLMLEGLVAERNRLNEALQAERQLYGSLVKFHTHPDSAARDRTLQVALEGAQELRGQLEEALARSLERLSRLETQGDTGGQATGSDADDTSTNSIKEEAAHGLATQQSSPQAPKENRSTERTLMESTAPAVPGRELRAEAELRELKAQLEEAGFSSVSHIRKAMLSLYLENAELKERMGEATSLLESGEQEEAWLGSPPAPEPCRLQRKSHNALEDRPAGGSGGGQGVLAERGAVPAKRPALEARSQDDTPKRPCPGTLGGGDGSHAKDTAGVGGWLGLGTAELHSQVVQGQRHCRELQDKLAASEAVVRAQAEKLEKYHVLLREPHAQQLSKQVQVDIQDLGYETCARSETEADRDETTSPECEEPDVFSEPSLGEESGSLYKPGMPRVGKAARKTMTPEDVGALHQHIQDLKAQLLNANKVIQNLQRRARSISLTSGYTSGAERAPLGPTALTSPSHSLTDEDEGWQSDGRGTLCPPTPRAHRDLQHLLHRVALLEAQLPASKRGGILPKELQSATWPGKYDSLIQAQARELSHLRQTLREGRGVSRNLTRHLRDALQSFEDLLRGTDIDYYLGQGFREQLAQGRQLAERLSDKLGTRDRQDGEDKTSHELLALRLSRELQEKEKVIKTLEAKLQERCDSPGSSCPPSESSCSATSTSFVSEGLEPFSDGDVASECSQCHEEPAQPTGLHFDSLPKPVSAPLPVLPPFLPARPPPPVAAPLLGCCRTPVCSLAEAQQELQVLQRQLGESVTLPVAPAKPTASLGPFGEGSKAPGSLCPHSTLQSLAKIPGATKPHALWDVPPPGQMLYGALPLGYPSSQKLTGADLLEEHLVEIRSLRQRLEESICTNDRLREQLERRLTPPGKGCGLPSDVYAQGSEPGLQVSSENQALREDNRTLRLQCDHISQELARVQEALLSACSRVREAEAELCQRRGEQRRLREELAEHQESIRQLREERHSLQEDNNRLQHTVTLMQQQCEEHHLLLQTLRAELNVYESLPGPSAETHAGCFPSPPVRDVGTSPAAPLFSSLPSDKLVAQQKAEPAVRKSEGPTGPHIIGRLDTYRALEQHVLEGKALAHELMCLTRPALGLSSCQLPGKETLGWAGAGHLWGSASALHRILEQCASLLTAFWGTVLPASPAKHQGKEQALRGEIAALRAQLSERENALQSTARLKDSMEQFIVSQLTRTHNVLCKARTNLEVKAHQQVLPVA; this is encoded by the exons ATGAAGGAAACCTGCCGGATCTGCGCCCGGGAGCTGTGCGGCAACCAACGGCGATGGATCTTCCACACGGCGGCCAAGCTGAACCTCCAGGTGCTGCTTTCCCATGTcctgggcagggagctgtgcCGGGATGGCAAATCCGAGTTCGTTTGCAGCAAGTGTGCCTTTATGCTGGACCGCATCTACAGGTTCGACACCGTCATCGCGCGCATCGAGGCCCTCTCCATCGAGCgcctgcagaagctgctgctggagaaagaCCGCCTCAAGTTCTGCATCTCTAGCATGTACCGCAGGAACAACGAAGACCCCGGCGCTGATGACAGAGCCGGGGATGGGACCGTGGACCTTTCCAACCTGCCCGACCTACGGTACACGGCCCTCTTGCAGGAGGACTTCGCTTATTCCGGGTATGAATATTGGGCTGAGCAAGAGGAGCACGGCCTGGAGCCGCACAGCTGCCACGCCGCAGAGGGAGCGGGTAACCGCCCGCGGCGGTGCCGGGGCTGCGCCGCCCTGCGCGTAGCTGACGCCGACTACGAAGCCATTTGCAAAGTGCCACGGAAAGTGGCCAGGAGCATCTCCTGCGGGCTGTCCAGCCGGTGGTCGACTAGCATAGGGAACGAGGGGTCCTCTGGGTGCGACACGGCAGAGTTCACCAGTGCCAGAGGGCCCGTGGATGGGGAAAGCATGGAGGAAGGGACGCCGGCGTCCTCTGTTGAGTCCCTGGACACCACCGTGGAGGCGAGCCCTCTGCAACAGAAGGATGAAGATGCAGATAAGGGGTTGAAAGGCAGTGGGAAATATGATGACTTCTCAGATGACCGCATGACTCCGAGCTCTTCGCAGAGTGGGAACAGGCTGGAGCTGGCCCTCAGCTTGATCAAGGCTTTGGACTACAAACCCCTTCAGAGCCCCCGAGGGAGCAGGCTACCTATTCCTGTGAAGTCCAGCTTGCCCCCTCCCAAGCTGAGACGTGACTTGGCAGATGGCAGTGCTTCTGCTGCCTCAATGGGTGCTGGTTCTGCCTTCCTGAACACAGACAGAAAGTCCTTTTCCAGAGCTCTTTTGAGTCTTTCCCCGGAGATTTCTGaactgcaggagctgtgggatgaCATCTGTGAGGATTATATGCCACTGCGGGTACAG aATTTGCAGGATGAACATCAACAGCCAGCTCCAGGTGACCCTGCAGTGGGGGAGCACGTGTCCAAcctgtgtgctgcagagctgcaggggaaAATCCAGCAGTCTGAAGCTGCCAACAAG TTGTTACAGGAAAAGCTGAACGAAttgaattttgaattaaaatctgCCCAAGAAACATCACAGAGGCAGGATCACACCATCCAGAGTCTGAACGAGGCCCTGAAGAGCAAAGAGAGTAAG ACAGAAGAGCTGTTTCGGATCATCGAGGGGCAGAACGAGACCATGGCCAAGCTGCAGGACATGTTACAGAGAAGCCATCAGGGACAGTTGCAG ATGGCAGAGAGCACACTCtcaccccaggagcagcagcaaatgtCACCTCTGGATCTTCAGAACACACTTTTCTGCACCAAGCTGGAGGTGCAGAAACTGAAAAGAGCTCAGCGCCAGAAAGATCATCAACTGGCTGAAGCCAGGAGAGCAACCCAGCACCTGGAGACCATGGTGCatgaggaagagcagcagaaaaaagcaacCTGGAAACACAACCAG gagctgcGTGCTGTGgtacagcagctgcaggcagagctgcaggacaaggctcagcagctccagactCTGGAGTGGGAGAAATCCCGGGAGCTGCAGGCCCAGGAGCAGAGAGTTCAGCGTTTGAGTCAGCTTCTGGCTCGCAAGGAGCAGCTTCTTCAG GAATCAAGGGAACTTCTGCAGTGCCAGCAAAGTTTGGACAAGAGCCCTGCAGCCATGAATGTGATGTTGGAGAAACTGCAGCAGCGAGTCAGCGACAGGGATGCTGCTCTGGAG AGAGCAGTAGATGAGAAGTTCTTTGCCCTGGAGAAGAAGGAacaagagctgcagcagctgcatctCTCAATAAGGGAGCGTGGCTGTGACCTGGAGAGGTTGCGCAATGTCCTGTCCAGCAATGAGGCCACCATTCAT AGCCTGGAGAGCCTTCTGAAAGCCAAAACTCTGGAACTAGAGCAGGTCTCAGCAACCTGCCAAAACCTCCACTGGctgaaggaggagatggaggccAAATCCCGCAGCAggcagaaagagcaggagggcatcatccagcagctgcagacCTGCCTGCATGACAGAAACAAGGAAGTGGAG GAGCTTACAGCAACTCTGCTGTGCAAGTTGGGCCCAGGACAGAGAGAAGTaacagaggagctgtgcttgcGTCTCcagcagaaggagaagatgCTGCAGGATCTCCTCAGTGACAGGAACCATCAAACCATGGAGCATGATGCTGAAatcagggagctgctgcaggccATGAgcaccaaggagcagcagagccaa ATGGCTGCTGAGAAGATGGCCCATGCCTTGGCTGAAAGGAGCTCTGAGTTACAACTCTTACGCCAGCACATGCTGGGGAGGGAGCCTGTGGGGACCCAGTCAGCTGGTGCCAGGCTGTTGAAGGAGGACAAACAGCCCATCCAA gAAATACTGCAAAGAgcttctggagctgcagccattTCCAGACCCCCACAAGtggacagcagctgcaggacagaggGAA TTTCGacatcagcagcagagctggagaaggatCTTGTTAATGCCAAAGAGGAGTTGGAGCTAAtgacaaagaaggaaagagaaagcagg CGGGAGcttgctgctctccaggctgtggtggccacacaggaggaagagctgcaggTGCAGGCCTCAGACATAGAGTCATTGACCAGGACCATCCAGATCAAAGAGGATCTCATCAAG GATCTGCAGATGCAGCTGGTGGATCCTGAAGAAATTCCAGCCGTGGAAAGGCTGACTCAAGAAGTGCTGGTGCTCCGGGAGAAAGTGGCCATAGCAGAGTCACAAGGACAGGAGGCTACTGGAAACAGAAGGCAGCAG TTGTTACTGATGCTGGAAGGGCTGGTGGCTGAGAGGAACCGGTTGAATGaggctctgcaggcagagaggcagCTCTATGGCAGCCTGGTCAAGTTCCACACACACCCAGACAG TGCTGCGAGAGACCGTACCCTGCAGGTGGCGCTGGAAGGGGCCCAGGAGCTGCGGGGACAGCTGGAAGAAGCTCTTGCAAGAAGTTTGGAGCGTTTGAGCAGGCTGGAGACACAGGGCGACACAGGAG GTCAGGCCACAGGCTCAGATGCTGATGACACCAGCACCAACAGCATCAAGGAGGAGGCAGCCCATGGCCTGGCAACCCAGCAG aGCAGCCCCCAGGCTCCTAAGGAAAACCGGAGCACAGAAAGGACCCTGATggagagcacagctcctgctgtgccagggagggagctgcgggcagaagcagagctgcGGGAGCTGAAGGCACAGCTGGAGGAAGCCGGCTTCTCCTCTGTCTCCCATATCAG GAAGGCGATGCTGAGCCTGTACCTGGAGAACGCCGAGCTGAAGGAGCGGATGGGTGAAGCCACGTCGCTGCTGGAgagtggggagcaggaggaggcttGGCTGGGCAGCCCCCCGGCCCCCGAGCCCTGCAGGCTCCAGCGGAAGAGCCACAATGCCCTTGAGGACCGCCCAGCCGGTGGCAGTGGGGGTGGCCAGGGAGTTCTGGCAGAGAGGGGAGCTGTACCTGCTAAACGCCCAGCCCTGGAGGCACGGTCCCAGGATGACACGCCTAAAAGACCTTGTCCTGGCACCCTGGGTGGAGGAGATGGTAGCCAT GCGAAGGACACGGCGGGCGTTgggggctggctggggctgggcacagcagagctgcactcCCAAGTGGTGCAGGGACAAAGGCACTGCCGGGAGCTGCAGGACAAGCTCGCTGCCTCTGAGGCCGTGGTGCGGGCACAAgctgagaagctggagaagtACCACGTTCTGCTCC GTGAACCCCatgcccagcagctcagcaagcAAGTACAGGTGGACATCCAGGACCTGGGCTATGAGACCTGTGCACGGAGTGAGACCGAGGCTGACCGGGATGAGACAACCAGTCCTG AGTGCGAGGAGCCCGATGTGTTCAGCGAGCCCAGCCTGGGTGAGGAGTCAGGATCCCTGTACAAGCCAGGGATGCCCAGGGTGGGCAAGGCAGCTCGGAAAACCATGACACCAGAGGATGTGGGGGCTTTGCACCAACACATCCAGGACCTCAAAGCACAGCTGCTCAACGCCAACAAAGTGATACAGAACCTGCAGCGCCGCGCCCGCTCCATCTCCCTCACCAGCGGCTACACCTCGGGTGCCGAGCGGGCCCCTCTGGGCCCCACGGCCCTgacctccccatcccacagcctgACTGATGAGGATGAGGGCTGGCAGTCTGATGGCCGTGGCAccctctgcccacccaccccacGGGCACACCGTGacctgcagcacctcctgcaCCGCGTCGCCCTCCTGGAGGCGCAGCTGCCCGCCAGCAAGCGCGGAGGAATTCTGCCCAAGGAGCTGCAATCTGCCACTTGGCCCGG GAAGTACGACTCGCTGATCCAGGCGCAGGCGCGGGAGCTGTCCCACCTGCGGCAGACGCTGCGGGAGGGCAGAGGGGTGAGCCGCAACCTGACCCGGCACCTGCGCGATGCCCTGCAGTCCTTTGAGGACCTCCTCCGAGGCACTGACATCGACTACTACCTGGGCCAGGGCTTCCGGGAGCAGCTggcccagggcaggcagctggctgAGAGGCTCAGCGACAAATTGGGAACCA gagatcGACAGGATGGGGAGGATAAAACCAGCCACGAACTCCTGGCACTGAG GCTTAGCCGGGAGctccaggagaaggaaaaggtgaTCAAGACCCTAGAGGCAAAGCTCCAGGAGCGCTGTGattccccaggcagcagctgcccacCCTCGGAGTCATCCTGCTCTGCTACCAGCACCTCTTTTGTGtctgaggggctggagccctTCTCTGATGGGGACGTGGCCAGCGAGTGCAGCCAGTGCCATGAGGAGCCTGCCCAGCCCACAG GCCTTCACTTTGACTCCTTGCCCAAACCTGTTAGTGcccctctgcctgtgctgccccccttcctgcctgccaggcCCCCCCCTCCTGTGGCTGCCCCgctcctgggctgctgcaggaccCCTGTCTGCTCCCTGGCCGAGGCACAGCAGGAACTGCAGGTGCTCCAGAGGCAGCTGGGAGAAA GTGTGACACTGCCTGTGGCACCAGCAAAGCCCACAGCCTCACTGGGCCCCTTTGGAGAGGGCAGCAAAGCCCCAGGATCACTCTGCCCACACAGCACACTGCAGAGCCTGGCTAAGATCCCTGGGGCCACCAAGCCCCATGCCCTCTGGGATGTACCTCCTCCTGGCCAGATGCTTTATGGGGCCCTGCCATTGGGGTACCCCTCCAGCCAGAAGCTAACAG GGGCAGACCTGCTAGAGGAGCACTTGGTGGAGATCCGCAGCCTGCGCCAGCGCCTGGAGGAATCCATCTGCACCAACGACCGACTGCGGGAGCAGCTGGAACGCCGGCTGACCCCCCCCGGCAAGGGCTGCG GACTGCCCAGTGATGTCTATGCCCAGGGCtcagagccagggctgcaggtGAGCAGTGAGAACCAGGCTCTGCGTGAGGACAACCGGACCCTGCGGCTCCAGTGTGATCACATCTCCCAAG AGCTGGCACGGGTGCAGGAGGCACTTCTGTCTGCCTGCTCCCGGGTGCGGGAGGCTgaggctgagctgtgccagAGGCGCGGGGAGCAGCGGAGGCTGAGGGAGGAGCTTGCGGAACACCAAGAGAGCATCCGGCAGCTCCGGGAGGAGAGGCATTCTCTGCAGGAGGACAACAACAG GCTGCAGCACACCGTGACGCTCATGCAGCAGCAGTGTGAGGAGCACCACCTGCTCCTCCAGACCCTGCGTGCAGAGCTGAACGTCTACGAGAGCCTCCCTGGCCCCTCTGCTGAGACCCACGCAG GCTGCTTCCCATCTCCTCCGGTGCGAGATGTTGGCACAAGTCCAGCAGCTCCCCTCTTCTCCTCGCTGCCCTCTGACAAACTGGTGGCCCAGCAGAAGGCGG AACCAGCAGTGAGGAAGAGCGAGGGACCAACTGGGCCTCACATCATTGGCCGCCTGGACACATACCGGGCCCTGGAGCAACATGTTCTGGAGGGGAAGGCTCTGGCCCATGAGCTGATGTGTCTCACACGCCCAGCACTTGggctgagcagctgccagctcccgGGAAAGGAG ACCTTGGGGTGGGCGGGAGCCGGGCACCTCTGGGGCAGCGCCAGCGCCCTGCACCGCATCCTGGAGCAGTGTGCATCGCTCCTCACTGCCTTCTGGGGCACCgtgctgcctgccagccctgccaagcACCAGGGCAAG GAGCAGGCGCTGCGGGGGGAGATCGCGGCGCTGCGAGCTCAGCTCTCGGAGAGGGAGAAcgctctgcagagcacagccaggCTCAAGGACAGCATGGAGCAGTTCATCGTGAGCCAGT TGACCAGGACACACAACGTGCTGTGCAAGGCCAGGACAAACCTGGAG GTGAAGGCCCACCAGCAGGTCTTGCCTGTCGCCTGA